The Bacteroidota bacterium genome segment TGGGCTGAGAAAAAGCATGAACAGAAAAACAAATGACTAATGACAAATGACTAATGGCTAATCGGTGAAATCTTTTTCTCATCGGTGTAATCTAAAATATGTCGAATGATTTATTCTGCACGGCTTCGTTGTAAATATCCTCACGCATTTTTTTAATCAAATCCACTTTCCGTTTATTTAAAATAATGTTCCTGATATTTTCTTTCTCAAACGAAAGCGGAGACGTGCTGTTCTTGGTCATGAATCCTTTTATATTCATAAAATAATTGTAGGCGGAATCCTGCGTTTCAATGATGCGGTTATTCTGAAGGAATTGTTCCTTATCATACATCTTGATTGGAATTTCCTTGAGCACATCATCAAACAGCAGCCAGTTGTTTTCATCCAGGTAAAAATTGGCAGCATACTGAAAACAATAACTGTTCAGCAAATCTTTGCTCTTTGCATCGGTAGCTTTATACCATTCTTTCACTTTGTCCATCTTGGGCGCTTTCTTGCTCACCTTAACGTAAATCACTTTGATAATATTGTCTTTCAACTCAAAGTTACTTTTATTTTTTTCATAATAGTTTGCAATCTCTTCATCGCTCACAAGGGTATCCAACTTCTGCTTCACCAGTTCGCTTTCGTATTGATAGGTGATGAGCGATTTGCGGTAGTCCTCCACCATCTTGTCAAACTTTTTTTTGTCTTCAGTGAGGTTGTTCTCCGCTTTCTGAAGCAAAAGTTTTTCGTGAATCCATTCATTGATGAACTTTTTAACTTTCTCCGCGCTGTCTTTTTCTCCGCTGAGTGCCGCTTCTTTTATATCGGAAGGAAAAAGATACGAATCACCAACGCGCGCAAGCGGCTTTTCTTTGAAGTTAGAAGAATTATTTCCGCAGGAAGAGAGAAGAAAAACCAAAAGAGGAATGATGGAATGATGGAATGATGGAATATTATTCACATTCTTCCAGTATTCCAACATTCCAATCTTCCATTGTATTTACTGAATGGCATCAAAGACCTTTTTATCAATGGTAACCGGATATTTTTTCTTCAGCGAATCAATCCAGTCCTTTTCAAGGAACGATTGATACTCGCTCGTTACCAAGCCGCGCGCTTCCATATAGGATTTGGGAGTTGGCTTTACAATTTTGCGTACGTTGGCGAAAACAATTTTTCCTCCTTTGCCGTTTTCGTTTGCCGTAATGCCGGGCGCCCAGTTTTTATCCAGCATAGCGTTATCGCCTTTCAGGTAAAGTTTGCTTTCAAGCGAAACGTTAATCACAGTGTCTTTATTCAGCGCGAGAATATCTTTGTCGGTTTTATTTGCCTTGAGCATTTGCTTCACCTGCGCGCCCACTTTTTCATTCTTCACAGTGTAAATGGAAGCATCAAGGCGGTCCTCCCACATGAAATGGTCTTTGCGCTTTTCGTAATACTCTTTTGCGCCCGTGGTATCTTTGATTGCTTTTGACCAAACTTTCTGGTCGGTGAGGTTGAAGAGAAGAATTCCATCGCGGTATTCATCCATCAGCAGTTTGAACTCGCTGTGTTCTTTTTCCAGGTTGTTCTCCAGCGTGTTCATCACGGTTTCATCCACGAACGGCTTGTAAAGCGCATCGCCCATTTTCTTGGGAGAAACTTTTCCCGCGCTGCGGTGATTTTTCTCTATGTACTTTGCAAAGTCCTGCTGCGTGTAGGTTTGAGCGTTGATGGTGAACATGGGCTTGGTGAGCGCTTTTGCTTTATCTGCTTTCCACTGCCCCGTGAGTATGGTGGAATCAAGCACCGCAGAGAAGTCAGAAATATTTTTCGGCATGGTCTCTTTGAAATTATATTTCGTTTTCATTTTGGCAATCATCATGTCTTTGGCAAGATTGGCGCGCGGGTCTTTCTGCACTTTCATTTTCAATTCTGATTTAAGGGAATCGAACGGAGGCAAATCGCGCGCGTCAATTCTTTTAATCAGATGCCAGCCGAATTTTGTCATCACCGGCTCGGAAACCTGATTGTTGCTGCTCAACTTGAATGCGGCATCTTTGAAATCGGGAGGAAAGTTGGCACTCGGAGAAAGCCAGCCGATGTCTCCTCCTTTGCGCCCGCTCTCTTTATGGTCGGAAAGTTTTTTGGCGAGTTCTTCAAAGTTCTCTCCTTTCTTGATTAAGCCGGAAAGAGAATCAATCTTCATATGAAGTTGAACCGAGTCCTGATGCTTCATGTTTTTTTTGAAGAAGAGCATGATGTGTTCGAGGTGGAGTTCTTTATGCGCGCGCTTGTCGGTAACCATAATTAAATGATAACCCATTGGCGAGCGAACGGGACCATACGCTTCTCCCTGCTTTGCCTTGTAGGCGGCATTTTCATATTCATAAGGATAACCCTGCGTGATGCCGGAGAGATAGCCCACATCTCCTCCGTTTGTTTTGGAGCCGTGGTCGGAAACAACTTTTGCCACCGAAGCGAAATCATGCGCCTTGAGTTTGAACATCATCTTCATCGGATTTATTTTGTTGAACGCGGCAAGCGTATCTTTTGGCGGAGAGGTTTTTGAAATGTT includes the following:
- a CDS encoding peptidyl-prolyl cis-trans isomerase produces the protein MLEYWKNVNNIPSFHHSIIPLLVFLLSSCGNNSSNFKEKPLARVGDSYLFPSDIKEAALSGEKDSAEKVKKFINEWIHEKLLLQKAENNLTEDKKKFDKMVEDYRKSLITYQYESELVKQKLDTLVSDEEIANYYEKNKSNFELKDNIIKVIYVKVSKKAPKMDKVKEWYKATDAKSKDLLNSYCFQYAANFYLDENNWLLFDDVLKEIPIKMYDKEQFLQNNRIIETQDSAYNYFMNIKGFMTKNSTSPLSFEKENIRNIILNKRKVDLIKKMREDIYNEAVQNKSFDIF
- a CDS encoding peptidylprolyl isomerase; amino-acid sequence: MKTKFNFLFAVCILSANCQLPTADCSAQPANKDATLMTIGNDKITVDEFLSVYKKNNSKDASGRDKKAMEEYLDLYTIFRLKVKEAKELGLDTTKAFKDELAGYRKTLAAPYLTEKDAIDNMVKEAYERMKWDIRTSHILAKAEEDTAEAYTRIMLIKDFINGKANAAGLKKYEDLVKKNLNISKTSPPKDTLAAFNKINPMKMMFKLKAHDFASVAKVVSDHGSKTNGGDVGYLSGITQGYPYEYENAAYKAKQGEAYGPVRSPMGYHLIMVTDKRAHKELHLEHIMLFFKKNMKHQDSVQLHMKIDSLSGLIKKGENFEELAKKLSDHKESGRKGGDIGWLSPSANFPPDFKDAAFKLSSNNQVSEPVMTKFGWHLIKRIDARDLPPFDSLKSELKMKVQKDPRANLAKDMMIAKMKTKYNFKETMPKNISDFSAVLDSTILTGQWKADKAKALTKPMFTINAQTYTQQDFAKYIEKNHRSAGKVSPKKMGDALYKPFVDETVMNTLENNLEKEHSEFKLLMDEYRDGILLFNLTDQKVWSKAIKDTTGAKEYYEKRKDHFMWEDRLDASIYTVKNEKVGAQVKQMLKANKTDKDILALNKDTVINVSLESKLYLKGDNAMLDKNWAPGITANENGKGGKIVFANVRKIVKPTPKSYMEARGLVTSEYQSFLEKDWIDSLKKKYPVTIDKKVFDAIQ